The Xylophilus rhododendri region CCGACGCCTCGCCCCCCGCCGCCATCCTGCTGATGCACCGCCGCGCCGTGCTGCAGGCGCCGCCCGAAAGGCTCGCCCGATTCGAGGCGCTATGCGCCCAAGGCCGTGTCGCCTTCGAGGCCGGCCAGATCACCGGCCTGGAGCTGGAAGCCGGCCGCCTCGCCGCCGTGCAGCGCTCGGGCCCCGATGGCGACCTGCCCACGCTGGCCGTGGACGCCATCGTCGTCGCCCAGGGCCTGAGCCCGCGCCTGGGCCCGCTGGCCGACTGGGGCCTGGCGATGGAGCGCAAGCAGCTGCCGGTCGACACCGCCCGTTTCGCGACCAGCCTACCGGGTGTTTTCGCAGTCGGCGACATCGTGTCCTACCCGGGCAAGAAGAAGCTGATCGTCTCGGCCTTCCACGAGGCGACGCTGGCGGCTTTCGCGGCCGCCGACCTGCTGAACCCGCAGCGCAGCCAGATCCTGCAGTACACCTCCAGCAGCAGCTTGTTGCATGGGCGTCTGAAGATAGAAAGTTAAGACTAGTGCTTCAATTGTCTTTTTTGTGCCGATAAAACGAAAATTCTTTAACGACAGGCAAAAATATGCCGATACATGTCGTCATTGACTTGAGCAAGAGGCATCTATATATTTGTCCTTAAAAGGACTCTTATCGCTCCAAATGCCCTCTATCGGCAGAAAAAGGATTGTTGATGCAAATCCTCCATGAAACCCCGGACGAGCTGGAAGTCGCCCTGGGCGACCGGCTGAAATCCCTGCGCCTGGACCGCAACATCGACCAGAAGACCCTGGCCGAACGCGCCGGCGTCAGCGTCCGGGCCTTGCGCAACCTCGAAGGCGGCCAGGGCTCCACCCTGCACAGCCTAGTCTCGGTGCTGCGCGCACTCGGCCGCGCGGACTGGCTGGCCACCATCGCGCCCGTCGCCACCATCAACCCGCTGGCGCTGGGCCGCCATGCCGAGCCGCGCCAGCGCGCCACCGGAAGCCGACATGGCGCGGGCCGCTAGGAAGAAGCCGGCCGTCTACCGGCATGTCGACAAGGTCGATGTCTTTCTCTGGGACCAGCACATCGGCGCCGTGGCGCTCGATCCCGCCTACGGCTACTACGCCTTCGCCTATACCGAGGCCTTCAAGGCCAGCGGCATCGAGCCCTCGCCGTTGCACATGCCGGCGCGCGGCAGCCGCCCCTACCTGTTCACCGAACTGCCCGAGGCCACCTACAAACGCCTGCCAGCGCTGCTGAGCGACGCCCTGCCGGACGACTTCGGCAACGCGCTGATCAACCGCTACATGGCCGACCGGGGCATCGCCTCGAACAGCGTCACCCCGCTGGACCGCCTGGCCTACATGAGCGGCCGCGGCATGGGCGCCCTGAGCTTCAAGCCGGCACGCGGCCCGGCCACCCGCAAGCCCACCGCCATCGAACTGAGCAGCCTGGTGGAAGAGGCGCGCAAGGCCGTGTCCGGCCATGTCGACGACGACGACCATGCCAATGCCGCCCTGCGCAGCATCATCGAGGTCGGCACCTCGGCCGGTGGCGCACGCGCCAAGGCGGTGGTCGCCTGGAACCCCGAGACGCAGGAGATCCGCGCCGGCCAGCTCGACGCGCCGCCCGGCTTCCAGCACTGGCTGCTGAAGTTCGACGGCATGGGCCTGGACAGCGAGCTGGGCTCCTCCCAGCACTACGGCCGCATCGAATACGCCTACCACCTGATGGCGCGCGCGGCCGGCCTGCAAATGAGCGACTGCCGCCTGCTGCAGGAGCACGGCCGCGCCCACTTCATGACCAGGCGCTTCGACCGCGGCGAGGACAACAGCCGGCACCACATGCAGACCCTGTGCGCCCTGTCCCACCTCGACTACAAGAAAAAGGGCACCAACGCCTATGCCCAGCTCTTCATGGCGGCCAGCGCGCTCGGCCTGCCCTACGAGGCCATGGAAGAGGCCTTCCGGCGTATGGTCTTCAATGTGCTCGCGCGCAACTGCGACGACCACAGCAAGAACTTCTCCTTCCGGCTGCGCCAGGGCCAGGCCTGGGAACTGGCACCGGCCTACGACGTGACCTTCGCCCACAACCCCCAAGGCGAATGGACGAACCAGCACCTGATGTCGGTCAACGGCCGCTTCAAGGGATTCGAACGGGAAGACCTGCTGGCCGAGGCGCGCCGCTTCGGCGTGGGCTCCGCGCCGCGGGTGATCGAGGAAGTGGCCGCGGCGTTGCAGCGCTGGCCCGAGTTCGCCGCGGCCGCCGAACTGCCGCCCGCCCTGGTGGAGACGATAGGCGGCCAGTTCCTGGACCTGCGCTGAGCCCGGTCGGCCGCGGGGCCTACTGCGCCGTGATCCCCGCGTCCTTGATCACCTTGCCCCACACCGTGGTCTCGCGCTTGAGCAGGGCCCGGGCCTCTTCCGCCGCACCGCTCTGCGGATCCGAGCCGATGCCCACCAGCTTCTCGCGCGTTTCCGGCGCGGCCATCACCGTCTGCAGGCCCTGGCGCAGCGCGGCCAGCACGGCCGGTGGCGTCCGGGCCGGGGCATAGAGGATGAACCAGCCCATGGCCGCGAAATCCGGCACGCCGCCGGCCGCCACCGTCGGCAGATCGGGCAGCAGCGGACTGGGCTTGGCACTCGTCACCGCGATGCCGCGCAGCTGGCCGGCCTTGATGTAGGGCGTGAGGATGGCCACGTTGTCGATGCCCGCCTGCAGCCGCCCGGCCAGCAGGTCCGGCATCAGCGCGCCGGTACCCTTGTAGGGCACGTACTGCATGTCGGTGCCGGTGCTGCGCTTGATCAGCTCCCAGCCCAGGTGCTGGGCCGTGCCGGGCGAGGAGCCGGCATACGAGATCTGCCCCGGATGGGCCTTGGCATAGGCCAGCAGCTCGGGCACCGTCTTCACCGGCAGGGAGGGATGCACCACCATCACATAGGGCGAAGTCGCCACGATGCCGATCGGCTCCAGGTCGC contains the following coding sequences:
- a CDS encoding helix-turn-helix domain-containing protein yields the protein MQILHETPDELEVALGDRLKSLRLDRNIDQKTLAERAGVSVRALRNLEGGQGSTLHSLVSVLRALGRADWLATIAPVATINPLALGRHAEPRQRATGSRHGAGR
- a CDS encoding type II toxin-antitoxin system HipA family toxin, which produces MARAARKKPAVYRHVDKVDVFLWDQHIGAVALDPAYGYYAFAYTEAFKASGIEPSPLHMPARGSRPYLFTELPEATYKRLPALLSDALPDDFGNALINRYMADRGIASNSVTPLDRLAYMSGRGMGALSFKPARGPATRKPTAIELSSLVEEARKAVSGHVDDDDHANAALRSIIEVGTSAGGARAKAVVAWNPETQEIRAGQLDAPPGFQHWLLKFDGMGLDSELGSSQHYGRIEYAYHLMARAAGLQMSDCRLLQEHGRAHFMTRRFDRGEDNSRHHMQTLCALSHLDYKKKGTNAYAQLFMAASALGLPYEAMEEAFRRMVFNVLARNCDDHSKNFSFRLRQGQAWELAPAYDVTFAHNPQGEWTNQHLMSVNGRFKGFEREDLLAEARRFGVGSAPRVIEEVAAALQRWPEFAAAAELPPALVETIGGQFLDLR
- a CDS encoding Bug family tripartite tricarboxylate transporter substrate binding protein; amino-acid sequence: MHRRFTLLLALAAALPLGAAAQPAYPGNAPIRMLVGNPAGGTTDVVARLIAVKLGEQMRGAFIVDNKPGASGLIAAESVAKGTPDGYTLLMASSQLATFKALYPASTFDAERDLEPIGIVATSPYVMVVHPSLPVKTVPELLAYAKAHPGQISYAGSSPGTAQHLGWELIKRSTGTDMQYVPYKGTGALMPDLLAGRLQAGIDNVAILTPYIKAGQLRGIAVTSAKPSPLLPDLPTVAAGGVPDFAAMGWFILYAPARTPPAVLAALRQGLQTVMAAPETREKLVGIGSDPQSGAAEEARALLKRETTVWGKVIKDAGITAQ